CGGCTCGGTCACCACGATGTTCGGCCAGGAGACCAACGGTCTCACCCGGCTGCCGAGCGGATTGTGGCTGCGGGAGGCGGTTCGCGGCAACGCCGCCGCCTGGCTGGGCGAACGGCACGTGGCGAAGCTCGGCGACTCCACCGGTCTCCTGGTGAAGCTGCTCGACGCCGGGCAGCGGCTGCCGGTGCACTTTCACCCGTCGGACGCGTTCGCGAAGCAGCACTTCGACTCGCATTTCGGCAAGACCGAGGCCTGGATCGTGGTCGGCACCTACGGCCACGACCCGCGCGTGTACCCGGGCTTCGCCGAAACGTTGAGCAAGGCGACCGTGGCCGAGTGGACCCGGGAGCAGGACGCGCCGAGCATGCTGGGCGCGCTGAACAGCATCCCGGTGCAGGCCGGCGACACGGTGTACATCCCGGCGGGCCTGCCGCACGCGATCGGCGAGGGCGTGTTCGTCGTGGAGCTGCAGCAGCCCACGGATTTCTCGCTCACCCTGGAGTGGCGCGACTTCCTGGTCTCGCCGGAGAAGGGCCACCTCGGCATCGGCTTCGACACCGCGCTCGAAACCCTGGACACCTCCGGCTGGGACGCCGAACGGCTGAAGACGATCGTCAAGCACACCGCGGACGACGGCGCCGAGTCGGTGGATCTGCTGGCCGACGGGTCCGACGCGTTCTTCCGCGCCGACCGGATCCAGCTCACCGGCGGCGCTTTCGCACTGGACCCCTCGTTCGCGGTACTGGTCGTGATGGACGGCGAGGGCACCCTGCATACCGAGCACGGCAGCGAGTTCCCGCTGGCCAAGGGCGACACTTACGTCGTGCCCTTCGGCGCCGGGCAGGCCGAGGTGTCCGGGGCGGTCACCGTGATCCGGTGCCGTCCACCGGCTCCCGAAGCGCGGTAATCCGGCACCATTCGTCCTAAGTGGACGGAAAGATGAGCGCTCCGCAGGAGACTTTTCCCGGAATGTCCCCTTCAGGGTTTTCGGTCGCTATCATCTACTCCCCACTGCCGAGGGAGGCCGGATGACCCAGCGCGTTCCGTGGCGTTCGCGTCCGGCGCCGGCCGGGGTGCTCGCGGCGGCCCGGCGGATCACCGAAGACCTGATGGACGGCCTGTCCGGCACCCGGGTCCGGCGGGCGGCGCACGCGCTGCGACGGCTGTTCGACGTCCCCGGCCTCGGCGTGAGCGACCTGTCCGGCTCGCTGGTCTGGTCCGGGCGTCCCGGTGCGGACGACGTCGTGGCCCAGGTGCTCGACGAGGTCCTGCACACCGAGGAACCGGCGGCCCGTGGCGAGGCCGCAGCGGTACCACTGCACGTCCACGACGAGCTGGCCGGTGCGTTGGTGCTGGTCGGCGCGAAGGCGGCGGTCCTTCGGCAGGCCGCGGATCTCGTCGTGCGAGCGCTGGAGCGGGGCCGGTTGGAGGCCTCGGCCGATCAGGCCGCCCAGGCGGAGCTGCGGGCGTTGCGCGCGGAGATGTCGCCGCACTTCGTCTACAACGCGCTCACCGTGATCGCGTCGCTGGTGCGTTCCGAGCCGGATCGGGCGCGGGACCTGATGCTCGATTTCGCCGACTACACCCGCTACAGCCTTGCCCGGCACGGTGAGTACACAGTGGTCGCCGAGGAATTCCGCGCGGTCGAGACATACCTGGCGTTGCAGCGCGCGGTGCTGGGCGACCGGCTGAAGGTGCAGGTTCGGGTGGCGCCCGAGGTGCTCGCGGTGGCCGTGCCGTACCTGGTGCTCGAACCCTTGGTGGAGAACGCGATCCGGCACGGAATCGAACCACGCCCCGAGGCCGGGCTGGTCCAGGTGCACGGGCAGGCCGAGGGCAACGACTGCGTGCTGACAGTGGAGGACGACGGAGTGGGCATGCCGCCGAAGCAGGCCGCGGACATCCTCGCCGGGCGCGCCGCCGGCGCTGGGCTTGGTCTGGCCAATGTGGACAGACGACTGCGCGACGTCTACGGCGCCTGGTACGGCCTGACCGTGGAGACCGAGGTCGGCGCCGGTACACGGGTGATCGTGCGGGTGCCGCGATTCCAGCCGGGGGTGCTGCCGTGAGCGGACTGCGGGTGCTGGCAGTGGACGATCTGCCGCCGGCGTTGGACGAGTTGTGCCGGATGCTGTCCGACGCCCCGGAAGTCGGCGCGGTGGTCGGCGCGGGCGACGCGCTCAAGGCGCTGAAACTGCTGCAGGCGGACCAGTTCGACGCGGTGTTCCTGGACATCTCCATGCCGGGGCTGGACGGGCTGGAGCTGGCTTCGTTGCTGGCGAAGCTGTCCGAGCCGCCGGTGATCGTCTTCGTCACCGCGCACGACGGGCACGCGGTGACCGCGTACGGCATCGGCGCGGTCGATTACCTGCTCAAACCTGTGCGTACGGAACGGCTCGCCGCAGCGCTGGCCAAGGTCGTCCGGCTCGCGCCGAGCAGCCTGCCCCGGCCCGCGCCGGACGCGATGGCAGCGCTGCCGATCGACTCCGGCGGCCGCACCCGTTACGTCCGCCGCGACGACGTGCTGTACGCCGAAGCACACGGCGACTACGTCCGGCTGCACACTCGCTCGGCCGTATACCCGGTGCGGATGCCGATTTCCCGGCTTGAGGAGTACTGGGAGGGCACCGGATTCACCCGCGTGCACCGCGGTTACCTGCTCGCCGTCAGAGCGGTGCTGGAGTTGCGCAGCGACACCACCGGCGGGCTCCTGGCGCACACCGGAGCGGGAGACGTACCGGTCAGTCGCCGGCACGCCCGGGAGCTGCGTGACCGGCTGCTGGAGGCGGCCCAGCGCGGGCAACTGGGGACGCCGCGGTGAGCCGGACGAAGCGGGTCGCCGTGACCAGCCCACAGACCCGGCTCGCCCGATCGCGGCGGCAAGCCCGCGGCCGGTGGCGAATGCCGCGACTTGCGGCTTCGGAGGCCGAACGCGCGGCCTCGCTGTATCGGACGCAGCGTCGTCGCGGAATTCCCGCGCTGGCGGCGATGTTCGTGCTGGTGCTCGGCCTGCCGGTGGTGTTCGCCGTGGTACCGGAGCTGGATTCGGTGCGGATGTGGGGCATTCCGTTGTCCTGGCTGATGATCGCGTTGCTGCCGTACCCGGTGATGGCCGGGCTCGCGTGGTGGCAGCTGCGGCGGGCGGAGAAGACCGAGGACGACTGAGTGGACATCGCGCTGGCCGTCGCCCCCGTCGTGCTGATCACCCTGCTGATCGGCGTGCGCGGGGTGGCCGCCATGCGCACCACGTCGGACTTCCTCGTGGCGTCACGGCGGATCTCACCGTTCGTGAACTCCGCGGCGGTGTCCGGGGAGTACCTGTCCGCGGCGTCGTTCCTCGGCATCGCCGGGCTGGTCGTGAAAAACGGCACCGGTGCGCTGTGGTATCCGGTCGGTTTCACTGCCGGGTACATCGCGATGCTCGTGCTCGTCGCCGCACCGATGCGCCGGTCCGGGGCGCTGACCGTGCCGGACTTCGCCGAAGCGCGGCTGGCCTCCCCCGCGTTGCGCCGGCTCGCGGCCGTGGTGGTGCTGGTGATCGGGACCATCTACGTCGTTCCCCAATTCCGCACGGCCGGGCTCGTGCTCACCGCGGTGGGCGGCACTCCGTACTGGGTGGGCGTGGTGATCGCCGGGACCGCGGTCGGCGGCACCCTCGCGCTCGGCGGAATGCGGGCCGCGACCTACGTGCAGGCATTCCAGTTCTTCCTGAAACTGGTGCTGTTCCTCGTCCCCGCGCTGTGGCTGGTGCTGCACGTGAGCGCCGGGGACCGGGAGGCGAGCCTGAAACCGGTGGAGTTCACCCACTTCTCCCACGCGACCCCGGTGGACTTCGCTCACGACGTCACCCTGACGCTCCGGGAACCCACGGTGGTCCTCGAACAGGGCACCCCACGGACGTTGCCGCCCGGACAGCTGCCGGTCCGCGAAGGCGAGCGAATCGTCTTCGCCGAAGGTGCACAAGTGCCTGCGCTGCAAGGGGAAACGTCCCTCGGCGGCCCGAATTGGCAACGACCGCTGCTGGAGCTGGACCGGGGGCACCCGTTGCTGGGCACTTGGGCGATCCTGATCGCGACCGTGCTCGGCACGATGGGCCTGCCGCACGTGCTGATGCGCTTCCACACCAGCCCGGACGGCCGGGCCGCCCGCCGGACCGCGGCGATCACCGTGGCGCTGCTCGGCGTGTTCTACCTCTTCCCCGGCGTCTACGGGGTCCTCGGCCGGGTGCTGGTACCGGAGCTGTACCTGTCCGGGCAAACCGACACCGTCGTGGTCGCCCTTCCGGCCCAGGTCGATCACGGCTGGACCGGGCAGCTGTTCACCGCGCTGCTCACCGCGGGCGCGTTCGCCGCATTCCTGGCCACCTCGCTGGGGCTGCTGCTGGTGATGTCGGGTGCGCTGGCCTACGACCTGATGCCCGGCGGGCTGCGGCGGCTGCGGGTGACCGTTGTCTTCGTCGCGGCCGCGATGGTGGTGCTCGCACTGCCCGCCACGCGTCTCGACGCCGGGGTCCTGGTGACCTGGGGTTTCACCGTCGCCGCGTCGACTTTCTGCCCGCTGCTGGTGCTCGGCATCTGGTGGCCGCGGCTGACCGCGGCCGGCGGGATCGCAGGGGTGCTCACCGGGCTCGTCGCGTCGTCCGGGTCGATCCTGTTCGCGCTGGCCGGACCGCCGCTGCCCGGCTGGGTGGCGATCTTGGTCTCGCAACCGGCACCCTGGTCGGTACCACTGGCGTTCGGGGTGATGGTGCTGGTCTCCCTGCGTGGCCGCCCACCGTCGTGGGCCGGGGCCGCGATGCTCCGGCTGCACCTCGACGAGCGGGTGCCCGCCCATTCGTCGGGACCCGCCGACCGTTCGTCAACCGTTCGTCGTGCCGCCCGGCGTTTGCACCGCTGAAGCGTTCCGCTGTCCGGCTGGCCCTCCCTACTGTGTCGCGGACCACATAGGCCGCGTCGCGAGGGAGAAGTGATGACCGACGACCGCCCGCCGGATCCGGACTGGACACAGGTGCACGAAAGCGCCGAGTTCCGCCAGCTGCGCGGACGGCTGCGCCGCTTCGTGTTCCCGATGGCCGCGCTGTTCCTCGCCTGGTACCTGCTCTACGTGCTGCTGGCCGACTACGCGCACGGCTTCATGAGCACCAAGATCGCCGGAAACTTCACCGTCGGCCTGCTGCTCGGGCTGCTGCAGTTCGTCTCGACGTTCCTGATCACCTGGCTGTACGTGCGCTACGCCAACCGGAAGCTCGACCCGATCGCGGAGCGGATCCGCGGCGACCTCGAACACCCTGAACACCCTGAACACCCGAAGGAGCCGGTATGAGCACGCTCGCCGCGGGCGTCGAGGGCAGCAACCCGGCGCTGAACATCGGCATTTTCGCGGCTTTCGTGGTGATCACGCTGGTGATCGTGTTCCGCGCGAGCCGCAACACCAAGACCGCGTCCGACTACTACGCGGCCGGGCGCGCGTTCACCGGCCCGCAGAACGGGATCGCCATCTCCGGCGACTACCTGTCCGCCGCCTCGTTCCTCGGCATCGCGGGCGCCATCGCGATCTACGGTTACGACGGGTTCCTCTATTCCATCGGCTTCCTGGTGGCCTGGCTGGTCGCGTTGCTGCTGGTGGCGGAGCTGCTGCGCAATACCGGCAAGTTCACCATGGGCGACGTGCTCGCGTTCCGGATGAAGCAACGCCCGGTGCGGGCCGCCGCGGCGGTCTCCACGCTCGTGGTGTCGTTCTTCTACCTGCTGGCCCAGATGGCCGGCGCCGGTGGGCTGGTCGCGCTGTTGCTGGGCATCGAGGGCAAGGCCGCGCAGTCGGTGGTGATCGCGGTGGTCGGCGTGATCATGATCGCCTACGTGCTGATCGGCGGGATGAAGGGCACCACCTGGGTGCAGATCATCAAGGCCGCGCTGCTGATCGTCGGCACGCTCGCGATGACGCTGTGGGTGCTGGGCAAGTACGGGTTCGACTTCTCGTCGCTGCTGCAGGGCGCGGTGGACAAGGCGGGCAAGGCCGGGGAGGCGCTGCTCGGGCCGGGCAAGCAGTACGGCGCGACCGGAACGTCCAAACTGGACTTCTTCTCGCTCGGGATCGCCCTGGTGCTGGGCACCGCGGGCCTGCCGCACGTGCTGATGCGCTTCTACACCGTGCCGACCGCCCGCGAGGCCCGGCGCTCGGTGGTCTGGGCGATCGTGCTGATCGGCGTGTTCTACCTGTTCACGCTGGTGCTCGGCTACGGCGCGGGCGCACTGGTCGGCCCGGACGACATCAAGGCCGCCCCCGGCGGGGTGAACTCGGCCGCGCCGCTGCTCGCGCTGAACCTCGGCGGACCGGTGCTGCTCGGGCTGATCTCCGCGATCGCGTTCGCCACCATTCTCGCCGTGGTGGCCGGGCTGACCATCACCGCGTCCGCCTCGTTCGCACACGACGTGTACGCGAACGTGGTGAAGAAGGGCAAGGCCGCAGCGGGTTCGGAGGTCCGCGTCGCGCGGATCACCGCGGTGGTGATCGGCATCGTCGCGATCCTCGGCGGGATCCTGGCCAACGGCCAGAACGTGGCGTTCCTGGTCGCGCTCGCCTTCGCCGTGGCGGCTTCGGCGAACCTGCCGACGATCCTGTATTCGCTGTTCTGGAAGCGGTTCAACACCCAGGGCGCGCTGTGGAGCATCTACGGCGGACTGATCGTCACGATCGTGCTGATCGTCTTCTCCCCCGCGGTGTCCGGCAAGCCGATCGATCCGAAGACCGGGAAGAGCACGTCGATGCTGCAGGGCGTGGACTTCCACTGGTTCCCGCTGGACAACCCGGGCCTGGTGTCGATCCCGGTCGCGTTCTTCCTCGGCTGGCTGGGCACCGTCCTGTCGAAGGAGCGCAACCCGGAGAAGTACGCGGAAATGGAGGTCCGCGCGCTCACCGGGGCGGGCGCGGAAAAGGCCACACAGCACTGAAAACACTCGTGGGTGCCGGGAGTTGTCCCGGCACCCACGAGCAGTCAGTACGGCAGCTTCCCTGCGGCGATCTCGCCCAGCGTGGCCTCCAGCAGCCCGCGCGCGTGCCGCCACAGGCCGGCGCCCAGCGAGATCCGCGCGGCACCCAGCTCCGCCAGCTCGGCAAGCCCCGGCCCGCCGGGCAACGGCGCCACGTTCACCGGACCGCCGACCTCCTGGACGAACTCCGCCAGCACTTCCGGCGAGCGCGCCAGGATCGGGTACACACAGTCGGCACCCGCGGCCAGATACGCCCGGCCGCGCTCCACCGCTTCGGCGAGAACCGCACGTTCGTCCTCGGCGCCGAGGAACACGTCGACCCGGGCGTTGATCACCAGCCCGGCGCCGGCGCCACGGCGCACCTCGGCAATCCGCTCCGCCTGCTCGGCAACCGGACGACGGCCACCGTTGACGTGGTCGGTGTCCTCGTAATTGCACCCCACCGCACCGAGCGCGAGCAGCCGCTCGGCGACCTCCGCAGGCGGAAGCCCGTAGCCACTCTCCGCGTCGACGGTCACCGGCACCGCCACCGCCCGCACGATCCGCTGCGCGGCGCCGAACATCTCGTCCACCGGCGCCCCCTCGCCGTCCGCCAGCCCGAGCGAGGCCGCGACCGCCGCGGAACTCGTTGCCACGACCGGGAATCCGGCAGCTTCGACGAGCCGCGCCGTGTCCGCGTCCCAGACGTTCGGCAGCACCAGCGGCTTGCCGGGTACCTGCAGCGCCCGCAGCGCTTCGGCGGTCACACCGCACGCTCCTTGCTGAACACTTTCGTCATACCGGCCACGCTAATGCGCGGTGGACCGTACGGATAGTCCACTGCGGAAGCACGAAAGTGGTCCAGTTGGGGCCGGAGTTCAGAGGTGGATACCCGCCCATCGGGCGAATCCGGCCAGGGAGCCGGTAGTGCGGCGCTCGGCGGCAGCGAGCGCGCGCACGGTCTCAGCGACCGACGGGTGGTGCCAGGTCACGTTCGGCGCGACCCGCCTGCCTCGTTCAGTTCGTCCAGAGTCCGCCCACGATCGCCGTGCAGCATCCACGCCCGCGCCATGTCGATGTGGTGGTGCCCAACACGTTCCGGACGGCGGGAATCGAGCACGGTGACGGACGAGGCACGCCGGACGGCCTCGGTGCCGTTGTAGTTCTCGACCGGGGCCGCGCACCAGTGCACGACAATGTTCGTCGCGCTCGCATCCAAGTTGTAGTACGGGACGGCCGGGGGCGCGAACTCGTCGGCGAAGGCGCGTGCCTCGGACAAGTAGCCGTCGGCTTCGGCCGGGTCGCCGGCTCGCGCGGCGAGGATCGCAGAACGCAGGTTGAGCTGAATCGCGACCCCTCGATCTTTCGCACCGGTGCCGAGGTGCCGCCGGGCGCGATCGAGCATCCGCAGTCCTGCGCGGTACTCGCCGTGCTGCAGGTAGCGGGTACTCCGGTGGTGGTCGCTGAGGACGCCACGCAACGGATCTCCGGTACGCGGCGCCAGATGAATGTGCCGCTCCGACGCGATCGCCGCGAGATCCGTCTGCCGGAATCGACCGGCCACGGTCGCGGACAGCCGGTAGGCATCGTGCAGAACGGCCCGGGCCAGTTCACCCGCGTGGCCCGGCTGATCGGCGAGAACGTACAAGTGGTGCAAGAGATTCGGCAGCTCCGACAGCACGTCGGTGTTGCGCAGCGCCAACACCTTGTCCGAGATGACGCTCACCCGGAACTCCACGGCGCCAAGGCTGAGCGCGTCCCCCTCGGGCTGCGGATCGTCATAGGCGTCGAGTGCGGTACGCAACTCCGCGATACCGGCGGATAGCGGACTCGGCTCGTCCAGCACCTCATTTTCCCGTGCGCCGTAGAGGGTTGCCACCTTGATCCCGAGAACACGAGCCGCGCTGGCCACGAACGCGGCGCTCGGCGGCTTGCTTCCCTGCTCTACTTTCCTGACCAGCGAGGCGGAGAAATTCGTGTGTCGCGCGAGCTGCAGCTGGCTCATGCCCTTGAGCTTGCGAGCAGCCTTGAGCCGGTCTGCGACGCTGCCGCCTTCGGGGAGATCCGGGGCCTGCATTCGATTTCTCCTGCCGTCAGCCAGTGGCACTTCGGTGGCACTTCAGCGTAGCAATCACCCATAGCATTGCAAAGGTAACTATCAGCTACCGGACGGATGGTGGAGGGCCCATGGCAACGGCGCTGATTTGCGTCGATCTGGCGATGACACACGGAATACCCAGGCTGACGCCCATGGAGGCCGTGATGGGCACCTGGATTCGCGACGACGCACCGGGGTGCTGACCGCCCCTGAGACCGGGGAGATCGTGGCAGACGACGAGGAACAGGCCGGTGGCTCGTGAACAAGGAGGCCGAGGAGTCGTCGAACGAACTGGGCAGCGCGCTCCGTGAGGCACGCCTGGCCGCGCGCTGGGGCGTCCGGGAACTTGCCCGTCGGCTCGACATGCACCCCGCCTTCATCTCGTCGTGGGAACTCGGGCACCGCACGCCCAAGGCGCTGGACGTGGCGTGCATCATCGGCGCGCTCGGTGTCATCGGCGAGGAGAAGACCCGCATCCTGCGCCTGGCTCTTGCCGCCGAGCTGCATCGGAGCTGTTTTTGGACGGCCCGCGCCTACCCCGTAGTGCGCCGCGAGGTCGGCGAGCATGGCGCCCGGAACCACGCCGGAGGATGACGACTGACCTCACCCCTGCCGGTTACGACGAGGACATGCGGACGACCAGGAAACGGCGCACGCCGGCGTCGGCGTTGCTCGCGAAGACCGCTTCCACGCTGGGACCTGCGCCAAGCCACCGACATGCACAACGCGCGCCTGTACCCCTGCTCACCGACCTGCTGGACCGCGGTTGGATCGCCGACGGTTACTACCCCTCGCCCCACGACGCACCCGGCGACGGCGCTCCCGACCAGCCACAGCACTACTACGTGGTCACCGACCTCGGCCGCACAGAACTCGCCAGGGTGTAGAAACCTCGCCCGCGCCTGCATGTGCCGCCGACGTCCCGGGCACGGGCGGGCCGTCGCAGAAGTGGCATAAGCCGGGCCGCCGACAGCGGATTTCCTTGCAACGCGCCGAAGTTCGCCGTTTAGACACGCCGACGACGTACCCTCCCGGCAATACCGGATCCTCATCCGAGGCTGACCGATCCCTGACACCGCCTGCTTAACGTGCAGGTATGACCTGGATTCAATCCCTCCCCGGCCTGGCCGTTCTCGCCGCCGGGCTCACATTCGCACCCGCCGCGAACGGACCGCTGGTGCAGCCGATGGCCACTTCCACAGCCGACGAGCAGGCGGTCTTCGACTACTGGACCCCCGCGCGGATCGCGACGCTCACCGAGCCGTTGTCGGGAAAGCCGCCGAAGAGCGGGGCGGACGGCGCGCCGTGGACGAGCGAGAACGCGGTGCAGAAGACCGTCGGGCGACTGTTCTATACCGACCACGGCGAGGACGCCAGCTGCACAGCGACCGTGGTGGACAGCGCAAATCGCAGCACAATCGTCACCGCGGCCCACTGTGTCAACAACACCGACCTGATCGGCGAACACAACGCGTGGAACGCGCACCTGATGTTCGTACCCGGCTACCACGACGGCCAAGCGCCGTACGGGAAGTTCGCGGTCCGCTACAGCGTGGCCGATGCGACGTGGCTGAAGAACGATCAGCAGAACGGCCAGAAGTTCAACACCTACGACCAAGCCTTCGCAGTGCTCGGCACGAACTCCGGTGGAAAGCGGGTGCAGGACGCCGTCGGCGCCGCCCAGCGAATCGGCTTCGACCTCCCCGGCGACGCCGAGGTGACCCAGTTCGGCTACCCGCGCGCGTCCGACGACCCCGCCCGCGAAGGCCTGCCGGAGTACACCGGCGAGCGGCTGGCCTACTGCACCGGGCAGGCCCGGCACCTCACCGGTACAAAGGAAGCCCCCGACCAGTGGGGCACCGCGTGCGTGATGGGCGGCGGCTCCAGCGGCGGCCCCCGCCTGCGCGACTTCGACCCGAAGACCGGACTGGGCACCGTGATCGGCGACAACAGCCACTCCAGGCTCCTGTCCGCGACCGGAATCCCTTGTGAGGACGAGAAAACCGACGGGTGCACGCGGTACCTGGCCGGACCGCAGTTCAGCCGCGCGGTGACGGAACCGTTGTATGAGGCGGCCCAGAAGCAGAGTTGAGCTGCGGTCGTCCGGTGCACCGCCGTGCGGACACGGGTCACGCTGCCAACGCCGAGGCGACCACGGCAGCCACGACCTTACCCCCGCAGAGTCCGCATTCTGCCCACCCGATGAACGGGTTGGGCGAACGACGACCTCCCGGCCGGACAGGCAATTACGGGAGTTGAGATCCCCCGTTGCCAGTCCCCGAGCGACCGGTCCGGCGTGCAACCAAGCCGACAGATCGATCACCACGCCAAATCACCCAACGCAACACGGCGACCGACACCGAGGGCCGGGCGCGCCAAGCCGACATCCGCCCACCCGGCACAAAAAACCGGCCGGCCGCGCGCAGCTACCTCCCGCGCACGACCGGCCGGCTCACCGAAACTTCAACCCCCGACGGGAATCACGCCGATGGAACGCGCAGCAGCAGGGCGTCGCCCTGGCCGCCGCCACCGCACAGCGCCGCCGCGCCCAGGCCGCCGCCGCGGCGGCGCAGCTCGTGCACCAGATGCACGGCGAGCCGGGCGCCGGACGCGCCGATCGGGTGGCCGAGCGCGATCGCGCCGCCGTTCACGTTCACCTTCGCCGGGTCGAGGCCCAGCTTGTCCGCGGAGACCAGGCCGACCGCGGCGAACGCCTCGTTGATCTCCACCAGGTCCAGCGCGGACGGGTCCAGCTTCGCCTTGGCCAGCGCCGCGAGGATCGCGTTCGAGGGCTGCTCGTGCAGGCTCGCGTCCGGGCCGGCGACCACGCCGTGCGCGCCGATCTCGGCCAGCGGGGTGATGCCCAGCTCGGCCGCCTTCTCCGGGCTGGCCACGATCACGGCCGCGGCACCGTCGGAGATCTGGGAGGCCGAACCGGCGGTGATGGTGCCGTCCGAGGCGAACGCCGGGCGCAGCTTGCCCAGGCTCTCCGCGGTGGTGTCGGCGCGCACGCCCTCGTCGGTGTCGAACACGACCGGGTCGCCCTTGCGCTGCGGGATCGAGACCGGCGCGATCTCCGCCTTGAAGAATCCGGCCTCGATCGCCGCCGCGGCACGCTGGTGCGAGCGGGCGGAGAACTCGTCCTGCCGCGCCCGGGTGACGCCGTAGCGGGAGTTGTACTTCTCCGTGGACGAGCCCATGGCGACCTGGTCGAAGGCGCAGAACAGCCCGTCGTAGGCCATGTGGTCGACGAGCGTGGTGTCGCCGTACTTGAACCCGCTGCGCGACTTCGGCAGCAGGTGCGGGGCCTGCGTCATGGACTCCTGGCCACCGGCCACCACCAGGTCGAACTCCCCGGCCCGGATCAGCTGGTCGGCCAGCGCGATCGCGTCCAGCCCGGACAGGCACACCTTGTTGACGCTCAGCGCGGGCACGTCCATCGGGATGCCCGCGGCGACCGCGGCCTGCCGCGCCGGGATCTGGCCCGCGCCGGCGGTGAGCACCTGGCCCATGATCGTGTACTGGACCGCCTCCGGGGCGACCCCGGCGCGCTCCAGCGCGGCCTTGATCGCGACCCCGCCGAGCTGCGCCCCCGAGAAGTCCTTCAACGAACCGAGCAGCCGCCCGATGGGGGTACGGGCAGCGCCCAGGATCACGGAACCGGACACGACGTCCTCCAAAGCATCGGTGCACTGGCAGTGCTGCCACGATACCGCCCGGATCGGGTGCCCG
This Amycolatopsis sulphurea DNA region includes the following protein-coding sequences:
- a CDS encoding solute symporter family protein, yielding MSTLAAGVEGSNPALNIGIFAAFVVITLVIVFRASRNTKTASDYYAAGRAFTGPQNGIAISGDYLSAASFLGIAGAIAIYGYDGFLYSIGFLVAWLVALLLVAELLRNTGKFTMGDVLAFRMKQRPVRAAAAVSTLVVSFFYLLAQMAGAGGLVALLLGIEGKAAQSVVIAVVGVIMIAYVLIGGMKGTTWVQIIKAALLIVGTLAMTLWVLGKYGFDFSSLLQGAVDKAGKAGEALLGPGKQYGATGTSKLDFFSLGIALVLGTAGLPHVLMRFYTVPTAREARRSVVWAIVLIGVFYLFTLVLGYGAGALVGPDDIKAAPGGVNSAAPLLALNLGGPVLLGLISAIAFATILAVVAGLTITASASFAHDVYANVVKKGKAAAGSEVRVARITAVVIGIVAILGGILANGQNVAFLVALAFAVAASANLPTILYSLFWKRFNTQGALWSIYGGLIVTIVLIVFSPAVSGKPIDPKTGKSTSMLQGVDFHWFPLDNPGLVSIPVAFFLGWLGTVLSKERNPEKYAEMEVRALTGAGAEKATQH
- a CDS encoding LytR/AlgR family response regulator transcription factor, translated to MSGLRVLAVDDLPPALDELCRMLSDAPEVGAVVGAGDALKALKLLQADQFDAVFLDISMPGLDGLELASLLAKLSEPPVIVFVTAHDGHAVTAYGIGAVDYLLKPVRTERLAAALAKVVRLAPSSLPRPAPDAMAALPIDSGGRTRYVRRDDVLYAEAHGDYVRLHTRSAVYPVRMPISRLEEYWEGTGFTRVHRGYLLAVRAVLELRSDTTGGLLAHTGAGDVPVSRRHARELRDRLLEAAQRGQLGTPR
- a CDS encoding helix-turn-helix domain-containing protein gives rise to the protein MQAPDLPEGGSVADRLKAARKLKGMSQLQLARHTNFSASLVRKVEQGSKPPSAAFVASAARVLGIKVATLYGARENEVLDEPSPLSAGIAELRTALDAYDDPQPEGDALSLGAVEFRVSVISDKVLALRNTDVLSELPNLLHHLYVLADQPGHAGELARAVLHDAYRLSATVAGRFRQTDLAAIASERHIHLAPRTGDPLRGVLSDHHRSTRYLQHGEYRAGLRMLDRARRHLGTGAKDRGVAIQLNLRSAILAARAGDPAEADGYLSEARAFADEFAPPAVPYYNLDASATNIVVHWCAAPVENYNGTEAVRRASSVTVLDSRRPERVGHHHIDMARAWMLHGDRGRTLDELNEAGGSRRT
- a CDS encoding DUF485 domain-containing protein, which encodes MTDDRPPDPDWTQVHESAEFRQLRGRLRRFVFPMAALFLAWYLLYVLLADYAHGFMSTKIAGNFTVGLLLGLLQFVSTFLITWLYVRYANRKLDPIAERIRGDLEHPEHPEHPKEPV
- a CDS encoding class I mannose-6-phosphate isomerase, whose protein sequence is MTEHLQPIRLPANPPPQFYRGGDAIARLRGASGSDSRFGPEDWVGSVTTMFGQETNGLTRLPSGLWLREAVRGNAAAWLGERHVAKLGDSTGLLVKLLDAGQRLPVHFHPSDAFAKQHFDSHFGKTEAWIVVGTYGHDPRVYPGFAETLSKATVAEWTREQDAPSMLGALNSIPVQAGDTVYIPAGLPHAIGEGVFVVELQQPTDFSLTLEWRDFLVSPEKGHLGIGFDTALETLDTSGWDAERLKTIVKHTADDGAESVDLLADGSDAFFRADRIQLTGGAFALDPSFAVLVVMDGEGTLHTEHGSEFPLAKGDTYVVPFGAGQAEVSGAVTVIRCRPPAPEAR
- a CDS encoding cation acetate symporter, producing the protein MDIALAVAPVVLITLLIGVRGVAAMRTTSDFLVASRRISPFVNSAAVSGEYLSAASFLGIAGLVVKNGTGALWYPVGFTAGYIAMLVLVAAPMRRSGALTVPDFAEARLASPALRRLAAVVVLVIGTIYVVPQFRTAGLVLTAVGGTPYWVGVVIAGTAVGGTLALGGMRAATYVQAFQFFLKLVLFLVPALWLVLHVSAGDREASLKPVEFTHFSHATPVDFAHDVTLTLREPTVVLEQGTPRTLPPGQLPVREGERIVFAEGAQVPALQGETSLGGPNWQRPLLELDRGHPLLGTWAILIATVLGTMGLPHVLMRFHTSPDGRAARRTAAITVALLGVFYLFPGVYGVLGRVLVPELYLSGQTDTVVVALPAQVDHGWTGQLFTALLTAGAFAAFLATSLGLLLVMSGALAYDLMPGGLRRLRVTVVFVAAAMVVLALPATRLDAGVLVTWGFTVAASTFCPLLVLGIWWPRLTAAGGIAGVLTGLVASSGSILFALAGPPLPGWVAILVSQPAPWSVPLAFGVMVLVSLRGRPPSWAGAAMLRLHLDERVPAHSSGPADRSSTVRRAARRLHR
- a CDS encoding isocitrate lyase/PEP mutase family protein gives rise to the protein MTAEALRALQVPGKPLVLPNVWDADTARLVEAAGFPVVATSSAAVAASLGLADGEGAPVDEMFGAAQRIVRAVAVPVTVDAESGYGLPPAEVAERLLALGAVGCNYEDTDHVNGGRRPVAEQAERIAEVRRGAGAGLVINARVDVFLGAEDERAVLAEAVERGRAYLAAGADCVYPILARSPEVLAEFVQEVGGPVNVAPLPGGPGLAELAELGAARISLGAGLWRHARGLLEATLGEIAAGKLPY
- a CDS encoding sensor histidine kinase, with translation MTQRVPWRSRPAPAGVLAAARRITEDLMDGLSGTRVRRAAHALRRLFDVPGLGVSDLSGSLVWSGRPGADDVVAQVLDEVLHTEEPAARGEAAAVPLHVHDELAGALVLVGAKAAVLRQAADLVVRALERGRLEASADQAAQAELRALRAEMSPHFVYNALTVIASLVRSEPDRARDLMLDFADYTRYSLARHGEYTVVAEEFRAVETYLALQRAVLGDRLKVQVRVAPEVLAVAVPYLVLEPLVENAIRHGIEPRPEAGLVQVHGQAEGNDCVLTVEDDGVGMPPKQAADILAGRAAGAGLGLANVDRRLRDVYGAWYGLTVETEVGAGTRVIVRVPRFQPGVLP